In a single window of the Priestia filamentosa genome:
- a CDS encoding carbamoyl phosphate synthase large subunit, whose translation MPKDTTLTTILVIGSGPIVIGQAAEFDYSGAQACLSLKEEGYRVILLNNNPATIMTDNHIADKVYFEPLTVSSVEKIIEKEQPEGLLATLGGQTGLNLALNLDEQGIPEKYGVRLLGTPIESIQKGESREKFRALMKELNEPVPESEIVTTVEEAVAFSEKIDFPLIVRPAYTLGGTGGGIAHTLQDLKTLTESGLRESAISQCLIEKSIAGFKEVEYEVMRDYKNTCITVCNMENIDPVGVHTGDSVVVAPSQTLTDVEYHMLRTASIKIISALGIVGGCNIQFALDPNSKQYYLIEVNPRVSRSSALASKATGYPIAKIAAKLSVGYSLDEILNPVTGTTYASFEPALDYVVTKVPRFPFDKFMEADRSLGTQMKATGEVMAIDRNFERSFQKALYSLEMDNDGMVLPSLAHKSEDELVELILAQTDERLFGIIELLRRGFDGNRIHELTKIDLFFIDHFHHLVQLEEQLTETTLEKVEEDLFKLAKEKGFSDAMLAHVWDTTESVVRAKRKEKGIIPSYKMVDTCAAEFASETAYYYSSYFGETETIPSSKKKIAIIGSGPIRIGQGVEFDYSSVHGVLALEKAGYETILINNNPETVSTDFELADRLYFEPLTVEDVLNVLEAEGTMDVIVQYGGQTAISLVDGLTEAGVSILGVGKEVIDALEDRDQFYKLLQKLNIPHIQGEMAANEEELVHKAKQIGFPVLIRPSFVIGGRGMMTIYNEEELEKCLAKVHPTHYPILIDRYLKTTEVEIDAVCDGENVVIPTIVEHVEKAGVHSGDSYAWLPAQSLSEKEKAYIVDYAEKISKEVGYKGIMNIQYIVQDGTVYVLEVNPRASRTVPLVSKVTGVSLISLSTDVLLGKLLTDLCEETGLLSDIPYKVLKFPVFSTTKISGVDPHVGPEMKSTGEGVAIAATAEEAAYKVFKSYLEIHDKGTEIYVDSSDIPELLTQKAKEAGVKLVTEGAIEDWAKGESALLFLSLKDISEGKENRLKALKHGLFVMNELETCFVFLQGYSHQNYTVQSLQEWQNEREEVGA comes from the coding sequence ATGCCTAAAGATACAACATTAACCACAATACTAGTCATCGGTTCTGGTCCGATTGTAATTGGGCAAGCAGCAGAATTTGATTATTCAGGGGCTCAAGCTTGCTTATCTCTAAAAGAAGAAGGATACAGAGTTATTCTTTTAAATAACAATCCAGCTACAATTATGACTGATAATCATATTGCAGATAAAGTATATTTTGAGCCTTTAACAGTAAGCTCTGTTGAGAAAATTATTGAAAAAGAACAGCCAGAAGGTCTTCTTGCTACACTTGGAGGTCAAACAGGACTAAACTTAGCATTGAACCTTGATGAACAAGGAATTCCAGAGAAGTACGGAGTACGCCTCCTTGGAACGCCTATTGAATCTATTCAAAAAGGAGAGAGTCGTGAGAAATTCCGCGCCCTTATGAAAGAGTTAAATGAGCCTGTTCCTGAAAGTGAAATCGTAACAACGGTTGAAGAAGCAGTAGCGTTTTCTGAGAAAATTGACTTTCCTCTTATTGTAAGACCAGCTTATACGCTTGGAGGAACAGGAGGCGGAATTGCTCATACACTTCAAGATCTCAAAACACTAACAGAAAGTGGTCTTCGTGAAAGTGCTATTTCACAGTGCTTAATAGAGAAAAGCATTGCGGGGTTTAAAGAAGTAGAATATGAAGTTATGCGTGATTACAAAAATACGTGTATTACGGTTTGTAATATGGAAAATATCGACCCTGTTGGCGTTCATACAGGTGATTCTGTTGTTGTTGCTCCGTCTCAAACGCTCACAGATGTGGAGTATCACATGCTTCGTACTGCATCAATTAAAATCATCTCAGCACTTGGAATTGTAGGAGGCTGTAATATTCAGTTTGCTCTTGATCCAAATAGCAAGCAGTACTATCTCATTGAGGTGAACCCACGTGTGAGTCGCTCTTCAGCACTTGCTTCAAAAGCAACAGGATATCCAATTGCCAAAATTGCAGCAAAACTCTCTGTTGGTTACAGCTTAGATGAAATCTTAAATCCTGTAACAGGAACAACATATGCAAGCTTTGAACCTGCTCTTGATTATGTAGTAACAAAAGTACCTCGTTTTCCGTTTGATAAATTTATGGAAGCAGACCGTTCACTTGGAACACAAATGAAAGCAACAGGAGAAGTAATGGCAATTGACCGTAACTTTGAACGAAGCTTCCAAAAAGCCCTTTACTCACTTGAAATGGATAATGATGGAATGGTCCTTCCTTCTCTTGCACATAAAAGTGAAGATGAGCTTGTTGAGCTTATCTTAGCTCAAACAGATGAGCGCCTATTCGGTATTATTGAACTATTGCGTCGCGGTTTTGATGGGAATAGAATTCATGAATTAACAAAAATTGATTTATTTTTCATTGATCATTTCCACCATCTTGTTCAGTTAGAGGAACAGCTTACAGAGACAACGCTCGAAAAAGTTGAAGAAGATTTGTTTAAACTTGCAAAAGAAAAAGGATTTTCAGACGCAATGCTTGCCCATGTGTGGGATACAACTGAATCTGTTGTACGAGCAAAACGTAAGGAAAAAGGAATCATACCAAGCTACAAAATGGTCGATACATGTGCAGCAGAGTTTGCTTCTGAAACAGCCTACTATTATTCAAGCTATTTTGGCGAAACAGAAACAATCCCTTCTTCAAAGAAAAAAATTGCTATCATTGGTTCAGGTCCTATCCGTATTGGTCAAGGAGTTGAATTTGACTACAGCTCTGTTCACGGGGTATTGGCACTTGAAAAAGCAGGATATGAAACAATTTTAATTAACAATAACCCAGAGACAGTAAGTACAGACTTTGAACTTGCTGATCGCTTATACTTTGAACCATTGACTGTTGAAGATGTATTAAATGTGTTAGAAGCAGAAGGGACAATGGATGTTATTGTTCAATATGGTGGTCAGACAGCTATTTCCCTTGTGGATGGGTTAACAGAAGCTGGCGTTTCTATTCTTGGCGTTGGTAAAGAAGTAATTGATGCACTCGAAGATCGTGACCAGTTTTATAAGCTTCTTCAAAAACTAAATATTCCACATATTCAAGGGGAAATGGCAGCAAATGAAGAAGAGCTTGTTCATAAGGCAAAGCAAATTGGATTCCCTGTCCTGATTCGCCCATCTTTTGTAATTGGCGGAAGAGGAATGATGACAATCTATAATGAAGAAGAGCTTGAAAAGTGTTTGGCTAAAGTTCATCCAACACATTATCCAATTTTGATCGATCGTTATTTGAAAACAACAGAAGTTGAAATTGATGCGGTATGTGATGGAGAAAATGTTGTGATTCCAACAATTGTAGAGCATGTTGAAAAAGCAGGTGTCCACTCTGGTGATAGCTATGCATGGTTGCCGGCTCAAAGTTTATCAGAAAAAGAAAAAGCATACATTGTAGATTATGCAGAGAAAATTTCAAAAGAAGTCGGTTATAAGGGGATTATGAACATTCAATATATTGTGCAAGATGGAACTGTTTATGTATTGGAAGTAAATCCACGAGCAAGTCGAACAGTACCACTTGTAAGTAAAGTTACAGGCGTTTCCCTTATTTCACTTTCAACAGATGTATTGCTCGGGAAATTATTGACGGATCTTTGTGAAGAAACAGGATTATTGTCCGATATTCCATATAAAGTGCTAAAATTCCCTGTCTTTTCGACAACGAAAATCTCTGGCGTTGATCCGCATGTTGGACCTGAAATGAAGTCAACAGGTGAAGGAGTTGCCATCGCAGCTACTGCAGAAGAAGCAGCATATAAAGTGTTTAAAAGCTATCTTGAGATTCATGATAAGGGCACAGAAATTTATGTGGACAGCAGTGATATTCCAGAGCTTCTTACTCAGAAAGCGAAAGAAGCAGGTGTCAAGCTTGTAACAGAAGGCGCTATAGAAGATTGGGCTAAAGGAGAGTCCGCTCTATTATTTTTAAGCTTAAAGGATATTTCAGAAGGAAAAGAGAATCGTTTAAAAGC
- the argB gene encoding acetylglutamate kinase, which produces MTMSKSMLATERKERSVVVIKCGGSIINELTDDFFQSLSVLKQNHHVVIVHGGGPDIAETLNGLNIQTEFVEGLRKTSDEVLNVVQMVLGGKVNKTFVTKLFKNKIKAVGLSGCDGAILQARQIQDGKLGFVGEVSHVESNLLYSLLEQGYVPVISSIGMDENGQLLNVNADVAAGAVAKGLQAERLLFITDVKGVLKDGELLETLTVKEVERLIDEQVITGGMIPKVKTAVSALSSSLENVYIASGTSSFCNEQGLIGTSIKYDTKSKECNDERVISNI; this is translated from the coding sequence ATGACTATGTCAAAATCAATGCTAGCTACAGAACGTAAGGAAAGATCAGTTGTTGTTATAAAATGTGGAGGAAGCATTATTAATGAACTAACAGACGATTTTTTTCAAAGTCTTAGCGTGCTAAAACAAAATCATCATGTTGTAATTGTCCATGGCGGGGGACCGGATATTGCCGAGACTTTGAACGGCTTAAATATTCAAACCGAATTTGTAGAAGGCCTTCGAAAAACGTCTGACGAGGTACTTAACGTTGTTCAAATGGTGCTCGGAGGAAAAGTGAATAAAACATTTGTTACAAAACTTTTCAAAAATAAAATCAAAGCAGTCGGTCTTTCCGGATGCGATGGAGCTATTCTACAAGCAAGGCAAATTCAAGATGGAAAATTAGGATTTGTAGGAGAAGTTAGTCATGTTGAGAGCAACCTCCTTTATAGTCTTCTAGAGCAGGGATATGTTCCTGTCATCTCATCAATCGGAATGGATGAGAATGGTCAGCTTTTAAATGTAAATGCAGATGTTGCAGCAGGAGCTGTTGCCAAAGGATTACAAGCAGAGCGATTGCTTTTTATTACAGATGTAAAAGGTGTTTTAAAAGATGGAGAACTGCTAGAAACGTTAACAGTAAAAGAGGTTGAAAGACTTATTGATGAGCAAGTGATTACAGGAGGAATGATTCCGAAAGTAAAAACAGCTGTAAGTGCTTTGTCATCGTCGTTAGAGAATGTTTATATTGCAAGTGGCACATCTTCATTTTGTAACGAGCAAGGATTAATTGGAACATCTATAAAATATGACACAAAAAGTAAGGAGTGTAATGATGAGCGCGTTATTTCCAACATATAA
- a CDS encoding carbamoyl phosphate synthase small subunit, whose protein sequence is MKGYLHLENGETFTGELAKTSAKQNVGGEIVFFTGMTGYQEVLTDPSYKDQIIVFTYPLIGNYGINKEDFESKKPHVSAVVVYESKTSKYHYEANYSLEEYLKKWDIPLIKHVDTRAVVKRIRRQGTMGATIATEAAVVNPLKEGKQIQAVSVEQFETIGEGKRHVVLMDFGFKKSILDSLLEKDCKVTIAPYNTTKEQIEALKPDGVVLSNGPGDPVQMNPQLSHLKEIVSSYPTLGICMGHQLIGLTFGALTKKLTFGHRGANQPVIDLKTKRVVMTSQNHSYVVDEQSLENTELQVRFKNVNDKSVEGLAHKKLPVISVQYHPEAHPGPSESNYIFDEFLTLMKEAGREKAYA, encoded by the coding sequence ATGAAGGGCTATCTTCATTTAGAAAACGGAGAAACATTTACTGGAGAGCTAGCTAAAACATCAGCAAAGCAAAATGTAGGAGGCGAAATTGTCTTCTTCACCGGAATGACGGGCTATCAGGAAGTACTAACAGATCCTTCTTACAAAGATCAAATTATTGTGTTCACGTATCCGCTTATTGGCAATTATGGAATCAACAAAGAAGATTTTGAAAGTAAGAAGCCTCACGTGTCTGCTGTTGTGGTATATGAAAGTAAAACGAGTAAATACCATTATGAAGCTAATTACTCATTAGAGGAATATTTAAAAAAATGGGATATTCCACTTATTAAACACGTTGATACAAGAGCGGTTGTGAAGAGAATTCGTAGACAAGGAACAATGGGAGCAACGATTGCAACAGAAGCAGCTGTTGTGAATCCGTTAAAAGAAGGAAAGCAAATTCAAGCTGTATCTGTTGAACAGTTCGAAACAATTGGGGAAGGAAAGCGACACGTCGTGTTGATGGATTTTGGCTTTAAAAAATCTATTTTGGATTCTCTTCTGGAGAAAGATTGTAAAGTAACGATTGCTCCGTACAATACCACAAAAGAGCAAATTGAAGCCCTCAAGCCAGATGGAGTTGTGCTTTCTAATGGACCAGGAGATCCTGTTCAAATGAATCCACAACTTTCACATTTAAAGGAAATCGTATCATCATACCCAACCCTCGGCATTTGTATGGGTCATCAGCTTATCGGATTGACTTTTGGTGCATTAACTAAAAAACTTACATTTGGTCATCGTGGAGCAAATCAGCCTGTAATTGATTTGAAAACAAAGCGCGTCGTTATGACATCTCAAAATCATAGCTATGTTGTGGATGAACAAAGTCTAGAAAATACAGAACTACAAGTTCGCTTTAAAAATGTAAACGACAAATCTGTTGAAGGATTAGCACATAAGAAGTTACCTGTCATTTCGGTACAATATCATCCAGAAGCACATCCAGGACCAAGTGAAAGTAACTACATTTTTGATGAATTTTTAACACTTATGAAAGAAGCAGGGAGAGAGAAAGCATATGCCTAA
- a CDS encoding acetylornithine transaminase: MSALFPTYNRLELEIAHGEGTKVTDTNGKTYLDFISGIAVCNLGHRPPSVQKAIEEQLEKVWHVSNLFPVSLQEEVGEQLVTHSCCDAAFFCNSGAEANEAAIKLARKYTGRTKVITFKQSFHGRTFATMSATGQGKIQEGFGPLLQEFVYLPYNDSEALASEINENVAAVMLEVVQGEGGVHAANAEFLQNVQKLCKENGSLFIVDEVQTGIGRTGKPFAYQHYDIEPDVITIAKGLGNGFPVGAMLGKGFLRDTFSVGSHGTTFGGNPLAMAAAKAVLAQIFDEGFLTEVNKKVDYFTEKLAENLQHIEEICEVRGKGFLIGIETSVNQGELLTKLRESGLLALPAGPQVLRLLPPLTVTTEELDEAIEKLEKVFTEMTTTVIQ, encoded by the coding sequence ATGAGCGCGTTATTTCCAACATATAATCGATTAGAGCTTGAAATTGCACATGGAGAAGGAACGAAAGTAACTGATACAAATGGAAAAACATATCTTGACTTTATATCTGGAATTGCTGTTTGTAACTTAGGTCATCGTCCACCTTCTGTGCAAAAAGCGATCGAAGAGCAACTCGAAAAAGTTTGGCACGTTTCCAATCTTTTTCCGGTTTCTCTTCAAGAAGAAGTAGGAGAGCAGCTTGTTACTCATAGCTGCTGCGATGCTGCTTTTTTCTGTAACAGCGGAGCAGAAGCAAATGAAGCTGCAATTAAGCTAGCACGAAAGTACACTGGACGAACAAAAGTGATTACATTCAAGCAATCATTTCACGGTCGAACATTTGCCACAATGAGTGCAACAGGGCAAGGAAAAATTCAAGAAGGATTTGGCCCTCTTTTACAAGAATTTGTTTACCTCCCTTATAACGATAGCGAAGCTTTAGCGAGTGAAATCAATGAGAATGTTGCAGCTGTTATGCTAGAAGTTGTTCAAGGAGAGGGAGGCGTTCACGCTGCAAATGCTGAGTTTTTACAGAATGTACAAAAGCTTTGCAAAGAGAACGGTTCACTTTTTATTGTTGATGAAGTGCAAACAGGTATCGGAAGAACAGGAAAACCATTTGCCTATCAGCATTATGATATTGAACCAGATGTAATTACAATTGCAAAAGGGCTTGGAAATGGATTTCCAGTAGGAGCGATGCTTGGAAAGGGATTCCTCCGTGATACTTTTTCCGTTGGTTCACATGGTACAACATTTGGAGGAAATCCGCTGGCAATGGCAGCTGCAAAAGCTGTCTTGGCTCAGATTTTTGATGAGGGTTTCTTAACAGAAGTCAATAAAAAAGTAGATTATTTTACAGAGAAATTAGCTGAGAATCTTCAACATATTGAAGAAATTTGCGAAGTGAGAGGGAAAGGTTTTCTAATTGGAATTGAAACTTCTGTGAATCAAGGAGAGCTTTTAACAAAGCTTCGTGAAAGTGGATTATTAGCTCTACCTGCAGGACCACAGGTTTTAAGACTTCTTCCACCACTAACTGTCACAACAGAAGAACTGGACGAAGCCATTGAAAAGCTAGAAAAAGTATTTACTGAGATGACTACGACAGTAATACAGTAA
- the argJ gene encoding bifunctional ornithine acetyltransferase/N-acetylglutamate synthase, protein MLQVQVEQKIYKLEEGSLLTPKGFSAGGVHAGLRHAKKDVGVVVSEKPASCAAVYTQNVFQAAPLKVTRESIAEEQLLQAIIVNSANANACTGEQGLKDAYEMRKLTAHKLSVPEHYVAVASTGVIGEMLPMEKVRNGILDVTTNHGVNGAEDFQTAILTTDTIMKKSCYQFEIDGKTVTIGGAAKGSGMIHPNMATMLGFVTTDANIDSEFLQGALRSITDNSFNQITVDGDTSTNDMVLVLANGMAGNEALTTEHKEWSTFYNALQFVCEDLARQIAKDGEGATKLIEVNVTGAATKEDANKVAKSVIGSNLVKSAVFGSDANWGRVLCAIGYSGADLNPETVHIALGPITMLENSTPQPFDEEEATKYLENSTVVIHVNLHNGEETGKAWGCDLTYDYVKINASYRT, encoded by the coding sequence TTGCTACAAGTTCAGGTAGAACAGAAGATTTATAAATTAGAAGAGGGCTCGCTTTTAACTCCAAAAGGCTTTTCAGCCGGAGGTGTTCATGCAGGACTTCGTCATGCAAAAAAAGATGTTGGAGTTGTTGTAAGTGAGAAACCAGCAAGCTGCGCAGCTGTATATACGCAAAATGTATTTCAAGCAGCTCCACTAAAAGTAACGAGAGAAAGTATTGCAGAGGAACAGCTTTTACAAGCGATTATCGTTAATAGCGCTAATGCAAATGCTTGTACTGGTGAACAAGGATTGAAAGATGCATATGAAATGAGAAAGCTTACCGCACATAAGCTTTCTGTTCCTGAGCACTATGTAGCAGTCGCTTCGACAGGAGTAATCGGAGAAATGCTGCCGATGGAAAAGGTGCGAAACGGAATTCTTGATGTTACAACAAATCACGGAGTAAACGGAGCGGAAGATTTTCAAACGGCTATTCTAACAACAGATACGATAATGAAAAAGTCTTGTTATCAATTTGAAATTGATGGGAAAACAGTGACAATCGGTGGAGCTGCAAAAGGATCAGGTATGATTCATCCAAATATGGCCACAATGCTTGGCTTTGTAACAACAGATGCAAATATTGATAGTGAATTTCTACAAGGTGCTCTTCGTTCTATTACAGACAACAGTTTTAATCAAATTACAGTTGATGGAGATACGTCAACAAACGATATGGTCCTTGTATTGGCAAATGGTATGGCGGGAAATGAAGCATTAACAACAGAACATAAAGAATGGTCGACTTTCTATAATGCACTTCAGTTTGTTTGTGAAGATCTTGCTCGTCAAATTGCTAAAGATGGAGAAGGAGCAACAAAACTGATTGAAGTGAATGTTACAGGAGCAGCTACAAAAGAAGATGCAAACAAAGTGGCGAAATCTGTTATTGGTTCAAATCTTGTAAAGTCAGCTGTATTTGGATCTGATGCAAACTGGGGTCGAGTTCTTTGTGCAATAGGCTATTCTGGTGCAGATCTTAACCCTGAAACTGTTCATATTGCACTTGGACCAATTACAATGCTCGAAAACAGTACACCACAACCTTTTGATGAGGAAGAAGCAACAAAATACCTTGAGAATTCTACTGTTGTCATTCATGTGAATCTCCATAATGGAGAAGAAACTGGAAAAGCATGGGGGTGTGACTTAACGTATGACTATGTCAAAATCAATGCTAGCTACAGAACGTAA